The DNA segment CATCATAGCTGAGCTGAATCGGCGGGAGCTATTGGCTCGCGACTGCCCGGACGACGGGCAGGGACCGACCGTGTCGGCGTCTGTGTGATGTCCGTCATGTGTCTCCCCGAGTACCGGCCGTCGACCGATGGCACTCTATCGGAACGACCGCGGGAATGAGCAAATACTAAATTGTTTAGCAACGAAGTCCTCCAGACACCAGGTGTTTACTATTGAACCCTCCATACAGAACACGGCAACCGAAACACCCCGTTCCCGACGGGTGGCGACAACTCGAACGAGCGTCTACGCATAGCGCCAGTGGTCTCAGTGATAGCTCTGTGCCTGGGAGAATCAGATGAGCGACGTCGGGAGTCCACTCCACACGGCCCAGGTTCTCGTCGTCGGTTCGGCGAATTGGACCGAGCCGTTCTCAGACGCTCTCAGCGCGAGCACCGAGGCCACTATTCTCACCGCTGGGACGCCATCGGACGCTCTGGATACGGTTCGGCAGCGCTCGGTCGACTGTCTCGTCACGGGCGAGACACTCGACGACGGGAGTGGCACTGATCTGGTCCGACAGCTCCGGGATTCGGCTCCGGATCTCCCGGTCGTCCTCGGAACCACGGACGGCAGTGAGGCCCTGGCGAGCGAGGCAATCCAGGCCGGCGTTTCCGACTACGTTCCCCTCACAGGGCCGGAGGGCCTGCGGATAGACGAGTTGATCCAGCGAACCGGGAACGCGCTCCAGTCCGCTCGGCGAGCGATCACACAGCGCGAACGGGCGCGGCAGTTCGACGCCGTCTTTCACGACACACAGACGGCCACCTGGGTCCTCGACCCGGATGGCTCGCTCGCCCGTGTGAATCAGACGGGACGGGCGATGATCGACGAGGACGTGGACGCGGTCATTGGTGACCTGTTCTGGACGCTGCCGTGGTGGGCACAGTCCGCGGCGACCGAACGCGATATCCGGCAGCTCGTGGAGGCCGCACGCGACGGGCAGTTCGGGAACGCGGTCGTTCACCGGCCGACCACGGCCACGGACCGCGTTATCGAGCTTTCGGTTCGGCCGGTCGAGAACGACTTCGGCGACGTCACCTCGATCGTGATCGAAGGGATAGACATCACGGAGCAGGTCACTCTCGACCGTGACCTCCGCCAGTCCGAGGAACTCCACCGGGTCACGCTCAGCAACATGACCGACACCGTCCTCATGACGAACGAGGACGGTGAGTACACCTACGTCTGCCCGAACGTCCACTTCATCTTCGGCTACACCGACGACGAGATCCGCGAGCAGGAACCGATCGACACGCTCCTCGGTGAGGACCTGTTCGACCGTGCTGAACTCGCCGAGAAGGGCGTTCTCAAGAACATCGAGTGTACCGTCACCGACAAAGCGGGCCACGAGCACACGCTGCTGGTCAACGTCCGCGAAGTCGAGATTCAGGGCGGGACACTGCTGTACAGCTGTCGGGACATCACGAAACGGAAACAGCGCGAGGAAGCGCTGGCGACGCTGCAGGAAACCGCACGGAAGTTCCTCTACACGGAGACCGATCAGGAGATTGCCCACCACATCGTCGATGACGTGCTCAGTGTGTTCGACGTCTCCGCGAGTGCCATCTACCTGCACGACGTCGAGACGAACGAACTCCAGCCTGTCACACAGTCACAGGCGATGACCGAACACCACGGGCCGCTGCCGGCCGTCCGCACGAACGACGACACGCTTCCGAGCCACAGCTTCGTCAACGACGAGACACTCGTGTTCGACGACGTCCACACGTCGGACCGACTGGAAAACCGGGCGACCGACCTCCGGAGCGTCATGTTCATTCCGCTGGGCAACCACGGCGTGTTCGTCAGCGGCTCGACAGCCGTCGGGGTGTTCGACGACGTCACACAGGAACTCACCGACCTGCTCGCGGCGACCGCCGAGGCTGCCCTTGATCGAGTGGTAAGGGAATCCCAGCTCCGGGAACAGGATCGCGAACTCCAGCGGCAAAACGAGCAACTGACCGCCCTGAATCACATCAACAACACGATTCGGGAGATCGATCAGACGATCGTCAGCGCCGAAACACAGGAAGAGATCAACCACACCGTCTGCGAACGGCTGACTGACACGGACCGATTCAAGTTCGCGTGGATCGGCAGCGTCGATCCGGGCGGTAATACCGTCGAAACGCGAGCGTGGGCAGGCAACGAACAGGGGTATCTCGACAGTCAGCCAATCACCGTCGCGGACTCCGAGACCGAGCCCGCCGGCCGGACGGCTGCGACCGGCGAGGTGACGATGATCCCCAACGTCGCCGCTGACCTCCGGAACGCGCCGTGGCGGTCGGACGCGCTCACGCGTGACTTCCTCTCGGTGCTGAGCATCCCGCTGGTGTACAACGATCTCAGGCACGGCATCCTCACCATCTACGCGGACACGAAAGACGCGTTCGACGAGACAACGCGCACAGTGTTGCGCGAACTCGGCGAGACAATCGCCTCGGCGCTCAGTGCTATCGAACGGAAACACGCGCTGCTCACGACGTCAGTGACCCGCGTCGAGTTCGACATCGATGACGAGCGATTCCTCCTGTCGAGACTCGCCCGGTCGGCGGGGTGTACCCTCTCCTACGAGGGCGGCATCCAGCACGCGCCGGCTGGTAACAGCGTGTTCGTCACGGTCGAAGACGCTGACGTGCAAACGGTCGCGGCGGCTGCGGCGGACATGACGTCGATTGACGACGTGACACAGATCAGTGACGACGACACCGAGAGCGGCGTCCTGCGGCTGGAGTTGTCACAGCCGTTCCTCGCCTTAGAACTGGCCGACCACGGCGCTATCTTCCGGGAAGCGACCGCAGACCCGGACGGGACGACACTCGTCGTCGATGTGCCACAGAGCGTCGACGTTCGAAACATCGCACAGTTGGTCGACAGCACGTTCTCCGGCGTCGAACTCAAGCGCAAGGAGACGCTCGAACGGGGTATCGAGCAGGACCGGAGTTCGGAGTTCCTCACGGACCTCACGGAGCGCCAGCTCGAAGTGATTCAGACCGCCTACTACAGTGGCTATTTCGAGTCACCGCGCACGAAGTCCGGCGAGGACATCGCGACGATGCTCGAAATCTCTCCGCCGGCGTTCTACCAGCACGTCCGGACTGTCCAGCGGAAGCTGTTCACCACACTGTTCGAAGACCGGAGTGTCTCGGGTCTGGAGTCGTGAACGGGGTTCAATAATAAACAACCTAATCAACTCCTGCTTCTTTGTTTAACCTCTGAATATTCCTTTGATGTCCTTCTATTCCTTAATCGAGTACTGGCGGTCGGACACCGTCACTCGTGAATACACATGAGAGATGTAGAGCAAGACCACGACGAGGCGACACCGTACGAGTGCTTTGCGTGTGGCAAAGTCATCACTGCAGAGAGCCAACCGGAGAATTGTCAGGACTGTGGCGGTGAAATGCGCAACCGACTGACACCGTTGGAATAACGATGGGATCGGAACTGAGCCCCGCTTCTCCTTCGGAAGACTCGTCGACGCCGTCCGAGCCCGAATCAGCGCTGGAAACAGCCCGTCTACAACTCCACCGAGCCGCGGACCACCTCGATATCGACCCGAACATCGTCGAGCGACTGAACCACCCGCGAAACGTCCACGAAGTCACCGTTCCGATTGAGCGGGACGATGGCACAGTCGAAGTGTTCACCGGGTATCGAGCCCAGCACGATAGCGTCAGGGGGCCGTACAAGGGCGGGCTTCGCTATCACCCTGACGTGACGAGGGACGAATGCGTCGGACTCGGGATCTGGATGACCTGGAAATGCGCGGTGATGGACCTCCCATTCGGCGGCGCCAAAGGGGGTATCGCCGTCAACCCGAAAACGTTGAGCCGAGACGAGAAAGAACGGCTCACCCGTAGGTTCGCACAGGAACTCCGCAAAGTCATCGGCCCGAACCTGGACATTCCCGCCCCGGACATGGGAACGGACCCACAGACGATGGCCTGGCTGATGGACGCCTACTCCATGCAAGAAGGCGAGACGATTCCGGGTGTCGTCACCGGAAAGCCGCCGATTGTCGGTGGGAGCAAGGGACGCGAGGACGCGCCCGGTCGGAGCGTGGCGATTATCACACAGTTGGTCTGTGAGTACTACGACCAGCCGCTGTCAGAGACCACGGTCGCAGTACAGGGCTACGGCAGTGTCGGTGCGAATGCCGCACGGTTGCTCGACGAACAGGGCGCGACTGTCGTCGCGATCAGCGACGTGAACGGGGCAATGTACGACCCCGCCGGTATCGATACGGCGACAGTGCCATCACACGACGAGGAACCGGAGGCGGTCACCGAGTACGCCGACACCGTGATTTCGAACGACGAGCTGCTGACGCTGGACGTCGACGTCCTCATCCCGGCTGCACTCGGGAACGTCATCACTGAGGCCAACGCGGACGACATCGCCGCGGATTTCGTCGTGGAAGGGGCAAACGGCCCGACCACGTCCACCGCTGACTCCATCCTCGCTGACCGAGATGTCATGGTGATTCCGGATATCCTGGCGAACGCCGGTGGCGTCACGGTGAGCTACTTCGAGTGGCTACAGGACATCAACCGTCGGTCGTGGTCACTTGAGCGCGTGAACGACGAACTCGACGAAGAGATGCGGGCGGCCTGGGACGCCGTCCGGACGGAGTTCGAAAACCGCGACATTACGTGGCGCGATGCGGCGTACATCGTTGCCCTGTCCCGTATCGCGGAGGCCCACGAAGCGCGTGGGCTCTGGCCGTAGCACTGGTTCTGTCGGTTCCATTACGGGTTCCACCACTGTCGATGCCGAGAAACCGCGACCACCGCTTCCCTCAGTAGCGGAACTCGAACTGTGCCCCGCCAGCAGTGCTCTCCGTCACACGGACGGTCCAGCCGTGCGCTTTGGCGATGTCCGCCACGATTGAAAGTCCGAAGCCAGTCCCTCCTTTGGTAGACGTCACGCCGTGTTCCAGTACTTCCTCACGCTTTGCCGGCGGAATCCCGTCGCCGTCGTCCGCGACGTAGAACCCGTCAGGGCTGTCTAGCTGCCCGACGGTTACGGTGACGGCGTCCCCACCATGCTCGATAGCGTTCCTGAAGAGGTTCTCGAACAGTTGCGTCAACCGGCCGGCGTCACCAGCCACTGTCGGGACCGCCTCAGCAACTGTCAGCGTTGCGTCAGCGGTGTCGACGTACCCCCACGCCTCCGTCGTCACGGTCTTGAGATCGATTTGTTTCGTATCCGTGATTGTGGTCTCACCGCGTGCCAGCGTCAGGAGGTCGTCGATCAACTGCTCCATGCGGTCGTGTGCCGCCTCGATCCGCTCTAGGTAACTGAGGTCGCCCGTCTCCTCGACGATGTCGAGAAACCCGATGGCGATGGACAGCGGGTTCCGGAGGTCGTGGGCGACGACACTGGCAAATTCGTCGAGCCGCTCGTTTTGCCGCTGCAGTTCGGTTTCCCGGCTTGCGCGTGTGAATGCCGCCTCGACAGTCGCACCCAGTATCTGGAACAGGTCCACGTCTGTATCAGAGAACGTCTGTTCCTGTGTCGTTCCGACGCCGATAAGCCCAAACTCGCCCAGAGGAACGAACAGGCCGCTCCTGAGTTGTGCGTCGGCCTTGCCGAGTGTTACTTCGGACTGGAGATCGTCGTATTTACGCAACTCCGACGCCTCGAACGCCTCCCACGCAAGCGCCTCTCCGGACTCCAGCCGCGGGAGCTCACCGAGCAGTTCTCTCGTGGCCGCACTCGCCGTCAGCGGGACGAGCTCGTCGGCTTGGTTGGCAGACTCCCAGATCCCGGTGAGCTCGAACCCGAGAATATCGACGGCAGCCTCGACAGCGATGTCGCCGATTTCGGCACTCGACTGTGCGCCGCTGAGCCGCTGCGCAGTCGCCTGCAGTGATCGGAGCTTCGACTCTAACTGCTTCTGGTCAGTGATATCCTCCAGAACGGCCAGTATGCTCGTTATTTCCCCATCCGGTGCAGTGATTGGGGCAACCGACAGAAGTAGATCCAGTACCTCACCATCTTTCGTTTCCCGCCGTATCTCCTTGCCGCGAATCGGCTCGCCGCTCAGTGCGCGCTGTCGGTGGGATTCGAATTCAGCCTGCTGCTCGTCCGGGACCATCGGATTGAACTCGCCGAGCACCTCCTCCCGAGACCAGCCGAACATGTTCTCGGCCCCGTCGTTCCAGCGGATGACGGTTCCGTCCGTGTCGATTTCCATGACGGTGAGTGGCGTCGCCTCGATGAGTGATTCGAGTCGCTGGTTCGTCGTTTCGAGTTCGCGTTCCCGCTTGACCTGTTCAGTTACGTTGCGGGCGATGCCGACGATCCGGACGATTTCGTCACCCAACATAACTGGCGCGAGGCTAGTGTCCCAGAACCGTGCGTCGGGAGCGATGTCCAACTCTTCCTGATACGAGATTGGCGCACGCTGTTCGACACAGCGAGTGTAGTTCGCTGCGAGCTCAGCACCACGCTCGGCACCGAATACTTCCCGTGGCGTCTGGCCACGAACTTCGTCGGTAGTGAGTCCGGTCTGTGACTCGTAGCCGGGACTGAGTCGAGCAAACTCGAACGCTCGCTCGTCACCGGCTGTATCGACATCGAGCATGAAGATGGCGTCACCGGAGGTGTCGAGCAGTGCCTCGTACTCCTCGGCGAGCTCTCGGTGTGCGCGCTCCTCGGCTTTTCGCTCGGTGATATCCTGAAATACGCCCCGAATCACTGGCTCGTCATCCTGCGGCTCGTCGACGCGTTCCCCCCACGCCCGAACATCGCGCACGTCACCGCCAGTCCGGACGATTCGGAGATCGAGATCGTACGGTTCTCGGTCCGCAATTGCCCGCTCGACGGCAGTCGTAATCGTCTCCCTGTCGTCAGGATGGTAGAACTCGATCGCGTCGTCGAGCACCGGGTCGTAATCGTCGTCAACACCGTGAATCCGGCGGACCCCGTCAGACCAGTCGAGGGCCCCGGTCGACGGGAAGTACTCCCAGACGCCGATGTCTGCGATGTCCTGCACGCGTTCGAACAGGAACTCCTGGCGCTGGAGGTCGGCGTGGTCCCGCCCCCGCGATATCTCGGCACTCACGAGCTCTGAGAGTAGTTTCACGAACGTTCGCTCTA comes from the Haloarcula hispanica ATCC 33960 genome and includes:
- a CDS encoding rubrerythrin-like domain-containing protein, whose product is MRDVEQDHDEATPYECFACGKVITAESQPENCQDCGGEMRNRLTPLE
- a CDS encoding bacterio-opsin activator domain-containing protein, encoding MSDVGSPLHTAQVLVVGSANWTEPFSDALSASTEATILTAGTPSDALDTVRQRSVDCLVTGETLDDGSGTDLVRQLRDSAPDLPVVLGTTDGSEALASEAIQAGVSDYVPLTGPEGLRIDELIQRTGNALQSARRAITQRERARQFDAVFHDTQTATWVLDPDGSLARVNQTGRAMIDEDVDAVIGDLFWTLPWWAQSAATERDIRQLVEAARDGQFGNAVVHRPTTATDRVIELSVRPVENDFGDVTSIVIEGIDITEQVTLDRDLRQSEELHRVTLSNMTDTVLMTNEDGEYTYVCPNVHFIFGYTDDEIREQEPIDTLLGEDLFDRAELAEKGVLKNIECTVTDKAGHEHTLLVNVREVEIQGGTLLYSCRDITKRKQREEALATLQETARKFLYTETDQEIAHHIVDDVLSVFDVSASAIYLHDVETNELQPVTQSQAMTEHHGPLPAVRTNDDTLPSHSFVNDETLVFDDVHTSDRLENRATDLRSVMFIPLGNHGVFVSGSTAVGVFDDVTQELTDLLAATAEAALDRVVRESQLREQDRELQRQNEQLTALNHINNTIREIDQTIVSAETQEEINHTVCERLTDTDRFKFAWIGSVDPGGNTVETRAWAGNEQGYLDSQPITVADSETEPAGRTAATGEVTMIPNVAADLRNAPWRSDALTRDFLSVLSIPLVYNDLRHGILTIYADTKDAFDETTRTVLRELGETIASALSAIERKHALLTTSVTRVEFDIDDERFLLSRLARSAGCTLSYEGGIQHAPAGNSVFVTVEDADVQTVAAAAADMTSIDDVTQISDDDTESGVLRLELSQPFLALELADHGAIFREATADPDGTTLVVDVPQSVDVRNIAQLVDSTFSGVELKRKETLERGIEQDRSSEFLTDLTERQLEVIQTAYYSGYFESPRTKSGEDIATMLEISPPAFYQHVRTVQRKLFTTLFEDRSVSGLES
- the gdhB gene encoding glutamate dehydrogenase GdhB; this translates as MGSELSPASPSEDSSTPSEPESALETARLQLHRAADHLDIDPNIVERLNHPRNVHEVTVPIERDDGTVEVFTGYRAQHDSVRGPYKGGLRYHPDVTRDECVGLGIWMTWKCAVMDLPFGGAKGGIAVNPKTLSRDEKERLTRRFAQELRKVIGPNLDIPAPDMGTDPQTMAWLMDAYSMQEGETIPGVVTGKPPIVGGSKGREDAPGRSVAIITQLVCEYYDQPLSETTVAVQGYGSVGANAARLLDEQGATVVAISDVNGAMYDPAGIDTATVPSHDEEPEAVTEYADTVISNDELLTLDVDVLIPAALGNVITEANADDIAADFVVEGANGPTTSTADSILADRDVMVIPDILANAGGVTVSYFEWLQDINRRSWSLERVNDELDEEMRAAWDAVRTEFENRDITWRDAAYIVALSRIAEAHEARGLWP
- a CDS encoding PAS domain-containing protein, translating into MTYTGGETSDCIHVLYVNDDSDFAELAETKLVNISSGFEVTAVGAVEAALDLLVTSTVDCVVTSYSLPDGTGIDLLDRLQAEQYEIPTILFTGRGSERIASEATQAGVSDYIPIHAGENSFELLGRRIQTLVEAARKQAVAERLSDRFQRTLERATDGIYAVNDEWRIEYINEKMARRVDRNPDDIIGASIWEEFPSIVGTELEDKYRTAMETGEPVSFEQYLGEPFDYWVEVRVFPDDDGLTIFSRETTAERERELELERSETILENIHDAVFVLDDEGTIEFANAASKRLIAGDQSTQIAGQQLETVVGNRISTSDTEQFTSAVRSTLNDIEGDGGVTGLYDADLQLDITAEGDKRTFDVRVTPFQSNKSNQALVVARDITEQSDVKRQLERERDALRELQTVMAKSDVSAETRLQELLELGCRMLDLEIGIVSRVQGDDYTVKAVHAPESEIESGDQFDLESTYCEAVIGTDSVCSFADAVADGRETHPAYREFELESYIGVPLVVDGTRYGTVNFSSPTTRVDSFGALERTFVKLLSELVSAEISRGRDHADLQRQEFLFERVQDIADIGVWEYFPSTGALDWSDGVRRIHGVDDDYDPVLDDAIEFYHPDDRETITTAVERAIADREPYDLDLRIVRTGGDVRDVRAWGERVDEPQDDEPVIRGVFQDITERKAEERAHRELAEEYEALLDTSGDAIFMLDVDTAGDERAFEFARLSPGYESQTGLTTDEVRGQTPREVFGAERGAELAANYTRCVEQRAPISYQEELDIAPDARFWDTSLAPVMLGDEIVRIVGIARNVTEQVKRERELETTNQRLESLIEATPLTVMEIDTDGTVIRWNDGAENMFGWSREEVLGEFNPMVPDEQQAEFESHRQRALSGEPIRGKEIRRETKDGEVLDLLLSVAPITAPDGEITSILAVLEDITDQKQLESKLRSLQATAQRLSGAQSSAEIGDIAVEAAVDILGFELTGIWESANQADELVPLTASAATRELLGELPRLESGEALAWEAFEASELRKYDDLQSEVTLGKADAQLRSGLFVPLGEFGLIGVGTTQEQTFSDTDVDLFQILGATVEAAFTRASRETELQRQNERLDEFASVVAHDLRNPLSIAIGFLDIVEETGDLSYLERIEAAHDRMEQLIDDLLTLARGETTITDTKQIDLKTVTTEAWGYVDTADATLTVAEAVPTVAGDAGRLTQLFENLFRNAIEHGGDAVTVTVGQLDSPDGFYVADDGDGIPPAKREEVLEHGVTSTKGGTGFGLSIVADIAKAHGWTVRVTESTAGGAQFEFRY